From one Culex quinquefasciatus strain JHB chromosome 3, VPISU_Cqui_1.0_pri_paternal, whole genome shotgun sequence genomic stretch:
- the LOC6050271 gene encoding titin isoform X1 — protein MEEDGEYADGEIVWVKLSYCWWPGEVLAGSRLTDEFLSTLKRRPLAVVKFFDEDSYEYVKNTNFIYKYNCSRKHEFLRKGLEQYRAKNKHMVKFPADVMQAERATGGDPNIVNSTEFLPQKRESYADIFSSDKSKGGKGKASATTPRGGSPKKAPAISPSKIIPVIPVRKHEVRILGQASSPSGIASRSSLGGCPSTPNNSSLNASTSSSVGEPGSSALSNVSAASPSQIYHCHKCGFESSRQNVIVLHTKYCRAVPLAPFNIPAVRESKSLQATTARTTTVEDPVTPKAAPKLREEPPQQPPAAAPADEEELVEVIQVVEEKTPAAVGRSGRTPRTAAKAATPTPKVDRRKNRGGRGKAVATPVVEVEAVAADEEKVEVLQVSEEEPPAEEVVPAPEVGKSLDDSTGKDSKGKADVELKNELLADWSEDEQDEQELKEDKRKAASSDESEKVETTEKAAPVISITDSSAEKSVESSPQLASPVSSSSGTTIKYRNIPKKQKREFIEVTNDQPATTQAVTIEKSSSESSISTAATCGDKTASSSSADSLPEQSRPLSAKQRILDRATRGSSKSNSSSTEELKPVIVAATAAASAESQHDSASTSDETKKDIASCFDFKEEEEEEVVLSKSPRRSLSNRRDVSLDAKQEQEELERAKKDAELKNEIDSLLNEVSVPSLPDLPKLPVSPRATSPGPSQEIISPQSKEEIDRNRTLPPKERGKRIFKTRNKPTVENEAIALEQSKAIVLDFVKKSHEEEEAQQQQEAKLSSESPTTTNDDSQESVLSAVATEPQRFENSEFAAIKAKRAKLPVEEEPPKEEESTVSSSNEEPKPATAEQPDSLPVSISKDQLTLEVLEITTPSPKSRKGKQQPPKQTIVSPIVLIEKLPEPVEEEQQPEVTPKATPARKKRAGEMDQLDLTALDTPRSRRGRSAKAEEPTPEPEPPKEIEAAAPVEKRKAKRGKKEEEVPAVDETPEVEPKPTKSKRSKQSQQRSADSTADLHAEVDPVVPTSVESAPVVSEPAPIVEPVVAKHQPIKMIIKSKGKKSNSELIYDDPVVAPEPKPEETQEKLPKSPKSSKRKKEEPAVEPPAEEAVEPLAKSPKSKRPKVKASEKPKEPEISVGGPSATDLQVAEALIQLPEAPVIPPKVAVVDDQEMVEVKSNNSSPVHPKTINPRKRHLQKLMDTAEVIVEQPPPEIVTIPEKKKRETIVEVVSVAPASIVQDLPAKTTSVVVASVPPPDEDKFDIDNIPIVMDDSELLEDSTISTTSNTGRRSTVAPVVAPVEDEDVKLISTTKPMTKKIVIVKSSNGSAKIVGRKESPAVAKKNLAIKSTTITIKPPLDQLSPTNVTTRSPAHSPTPMRSAQLVQASSGGQIVITSKGTVLTTQSPSTSTARSHSSDGLKTHVSQSHSKPAIVSSVVSSASSISSSSSSTSSATKELPESAANSTPQRPGTGAAAAIKSPAKICVQSQEIIHPATKPRPVASSPVVVQKVTPEVGQQHKKGLAAASASSQKKSSGKKQAEPGTSGGKPLFATSKGALITSQPATTSSVNPGKKNHRVIKISPQKLKEFTRLGMVEDKGKGKVLTASGMKKFRQEQEQLLQQQQQQQEPQSKPDKPVQRADSIDEEPSTSTPTPPPPADAPAEVVVAAAADSSVKELPPASPVEPEQSAEVAEEEPAKPEEIVEENEAAAAETEPECSSSSKVEPVPAAEEASESASAQPEVPAEATSESSSNVQESSQLIAVPAENFGGPANLFYLCSVREEGFVPVNNELLYLDSSNQLVALPEQASVEDIVQQAAGQEVLEIPGVAGEHAAVDVEGAVEAGQQNILLNTQDGQQIILDQQSLMALAAAGADTSQLLTPDGQQIVLQGSAQELLAALAVTQPGLGIAVAAEGTQIIVAPESLIDLQDAPLPGEIIQVNPNTTVETNAVLTKPPIMSTVEVPSKNGNGTTDASAADKALDPVATTNLDESLAAVIGVPGNPNVPTSLELPITVTNPVIAKTTTCKINPIYPTTTAIAAIPGVLDLPPTALAQTGTDSPHVEPTHESSSSDDTRAEHLKHQEEDGDRGRSPTTANGKPTLDHDDCDDDPLDDEIIPNTPESQMNSHAEISSQFSDDDDTSPVVPLPRVIGEDDDDNSNFSDVIPIQPNVILRNINNELVNNNENSNNSSSDMELDPAGNEENDPNQTAEVAATGSANSNSLVER, from the exons ATGGAGGAAGACGGCGAGTACGCGGACGGTGAAATCGTGTGGGTGAAGCTCAGCTATTGCTGGTGGCCTGGCGAGGTGCTGGCCGGTAGCCGCCTCACCGATGAGTTTCTCAGCACGCTCAAGCGGCGCCCGCTGGCCGTCGTCAAGTTCTTCGACGAGGATTCCTA CGAGTATGTCAAAAATACCAACTTTATCTACAAGTATAACTGCAGCAGGAAGCACGAGTTCTTGAGGAAAGGATTGG AGCAATACCGCGCAAAGAACAAACACATGGTCAAGTTTCCGGCGGACGTGATGCAGGCGGAACGCGCCACCGGCGGCGATCCGAACATTGTCAACTCGACCGAGTTCCTGCCCCAGAAGCGCGAGAGCTACGCGGACATCTTCTCGTCGGACAAGTCCAAGGGCGGCAAGGGCAAAGCTTCCG CAACAACACCCCGCGGTGGAAGCCCGAAAAAGGCGCCCGCCATTTCGCCCAGCAAGATCATCCCGGTGATTCCGGTACGCAAGCATGAAGTCCGGATCCTGGGCCAGGCCTCGTCCCCGTCGGGCATCGCCAGCCGCAGCTCGCTGGGTGGCTGCCCGTCGACGCCGAACAACTCCAGCCTGAACGCGTCAACGTCGTCTTCGGTGGGAGAGCCTGGCAGCAGTGCGCTGTCCAACGTGTCGGCGGCCAGCCCCTCGCAGATCTACCACTGCCACAAGTGTGGCTTCGAGAGCAGCCGCCAGAACGTGATCGTGCTGCACACCAAGTACTGTCGGGCGGTGCCGCTGGCGCCGTTCAACATTCCAGCTGTTCGAG AATCTAAATCACTGCAAGCGACAACGGCGCGCACGACAACCGTGGAGGATCCAGTGACACCGAAGGCTGCACCGAAACTTAGGGAAGAACCACCCCAGCAGCCACCAGCAGCTGCTCCGGCAGACGAGGAAGAACTGGTCGAGGTCATCCAGGTGGTTGAGGAAAAGACACCGGCAGCCGTTGGTCGTTCCGGCCGTACTCCACGGACGGCAGCCAAGGCGGCGACTCCAACGCCGAAAGTGGACCGAAGGAAGAACCGCGGTGGACGTGGCAAAGCTGTTGCGACGCCTGTCGTGGAAGTTGAAGCCGTTGCCGCTGACGAGGAGAAGGTCGAAGTGCTGCAAGTCAGTGAGGAGGAACCACCGGCGGAGGAGGTCGTACCCGCACCGGAAGTCGGTAAAAGCCTGGACGATTCTACTGGGAAAGACTCGAAGGGCAAGGCCGATGTTGAGTTGAAGAACGAACTGCTGGCGGATTGGAGCGAGGATGAGCAGGACGAGCAAGAACTTAAGGAAGACAAGAGGAAAGCAGCATCCAGCGATGAGTCGGAGAAGGTGGAAACCACGGAGAAGGCTGCCCCCGTGATCAGCATCACCGATTCCAGTGCAGAAAAGTCGGTAGAATCTTCGCCGCAGCTTGCCTCGCCGGTTTCGTCATCGTCCGGAACCACGATCAAGTACCGGAACATCCCCAAGAAGCAAAAGCGCGAGTTTATCGAAGTCACGAACGATCAACCGGCGACAACGCAGGCGGTTACGATTGAGAAATCTTCGAGCGAAAGCAGCATCAGCACGGCGGCCACTTGCGGAGACAAAACCGCATCGTCCAGCAGCGCCGACAGTCTGCCGGAACAGTCGCGACCACTCAGCGCCAAGCAGCGAATCCTGGACCGGGCCACCCGCGGTTCGAGCAagtccaacagcagcagcaccgaAGAGTTGAAGCCGGTCATCGTGGCAGCCACCGCAGCCGCCTCAGCGGAATCTCAGCATGACTCAGCGTCCACGAGTGACGAAACCAAGAAGGACATTGCGTCCTGCTTCGACTTcaaggaggaggaagaggaagaAGTGGTCTTGAGCAAATCTCCCCGGAGGTCACTGTCAAACAGGCGCGACGTTTCGCTGGACGCCAAGCAAGAGCAGGAAGAGCTGGAACGTGCCAAAAAGGACGCCGAGTTGAAGAACGAAATCGATTCGTTGCTGAACGAAGTCAGCGTCCCATCACTTCCAGACCTGCCGAAACTACCCGTCAGCCCAAGGGCCACCTCGCCAGGACCTTCGCAGGAAATCATCTCACCCCAATCCAAAGAGGAAATCGACCGCAACCGAACACTTCCCCCGAAGGAGCGCGGCAAGCGCATCTTCAAGACCCGCAACAAGCCAACCGTCGAGAACGAAGCGATCGCCCTTGAGCAGTCCAAGGCGATCGTGCTGGACTTTGTGAAAAAGTCCCACGAAGAAGAGGAagcacagcagcagcaggaagcaAAGCTCAGCTCGGAGTCGCCCACCACAACAAACGACGACTCGCAAGAGTCGGTTCTGTCCGCCGTGGCAACGGAGCCGCAAAGGTTCGAAAACTCCGAATTCGCCGCCATCAAGGCCAAGCGAGCAAAGCTTCCCGTCGAGGAGGAACCTCCCAAGGAGGAAGAATCCACGGTGAGCTCCAGCAACGAAGAGCCTAAACCAGCTACCGCAGAACAACCAGACTCCCTTCCAGTGTCCATCAGCAAGGATCAGCTTACGCTGGAAGTGCTCGAGATAACGACCCCATCGCCGAAGAGCCGCAAGGGCAAGCAACAGCCGCCCAAGCAAACCATCGTGAGTCCGATCGTGCTCATCGAAAAGCTACCGGAACCGGTCGAGGAGGAGCAACAGCCGGAGGTCACTCCGAAAGCTACACCGGCTAGGAAGAAACGTGCCGGTGAAATGGATCAGCTTGACCTGACGGCGCTGGATACGCCACGATCGCGCCGAGGTCGAAGCGCCAAAGCAGAAGAACCTACGCCGGAACCGGAACCACCCAAAGAGATCGAAGCGGCTGCTCCTGTTGAGAAACGCAAGGCTAAGCGAGGCAAAAAGGAGGAAGAAGTGCCGGCGGTTGATGAAACTCCAGAAGTTGAACCCAAACCAACCAAATCCAAACGCAGCAAGCAAAGTCAGCAACGGTCAGCGGATTCAACCGCCGATTTGCACGCTGAAGTTGACCCCGTTGTTCCTACCAGCGTCGAATCTGCTCCGGTTGTGAGCGAACCTGCGCCGATCGTGGAGCCTGTCGTCGCGAAGCATCAACCAATTAAGATGATCATCAAGTCCAAAGGCAAGAAGTCCAACTCGGAGCTGATCTACGACGATccggtcgtggcaccggaaccCAAGCCGGAAGAAACGCAGGAAAAGCTGCCCAAATCGCCGAAGAGTTCCAAGAGGAAAAAGGAGGAACCGGCGGTGGAACCTCCGGCCGAGGAAGCCGTTGAACCGCTGGCGAAATCACCCAAATCGAAGCGACCCAAGGTCAAAGCTAGCGAAAAGCCGAAAGAACCGGAAATCAGTGTCGGCGGACCTAGTGCTACGGATTTGCAAGTTGCCGAAGCGCTGATTCAGCTTCCGGAAGCCCCGGTGATTCCCCCTAAAGTCGCTGTCGTAGATGATCAGGAAATGGTCGAAGTCAAATCGAACAACTCATCGCCGGTACATCCGAAGACCATTAATCCAAGGAAGCGACACCTGCAAAAGCTGATGGACACGGCCGAGGTGATCGTCGAGCAGCCCCCACCGGAGATCGTAACCATTCCAGAGAAGAAGAAACGCGAAACGATCGTCGAAGTGGTCAGCGTGGCTCCGGCTTCCATCGTGCAAGATCTGCCGGCCAAAACTACCAGCGTCGTAGTTGCGAGCGTCCCTCCTCCCGACGAGGACAAGTTCGACATTGACAACATCCCGATCGTGATGGACGACAGCGAACTGCTCGAGGACAGCACCATCTCGACGACCTCCAACACCGGCAGACGATCAACGGTGGCGCCCGTCGTCGCTCCGGTAGAAGACGAGGACGTCAAGCTGATTTCCACCACCAAACCCATGACAAAGAAGATTGTGATTGTCAAGAGCAGCAACGGTTCCGCCAAGATCGTCGGAAGGAAGGAGTCTCCAGCCGTTGCGAAGAAAAATCTCGCCATCAAGTCCACCACCATAACCATCAAACCCCCGCTTGATCAACTCTCGCCAACGAACGTGACGACACGATCCCCGGCGCACTCGCCAACTCCGATGCGATCGGCACAGCTCGTACAGGCCAGCAGCGGTGGCCAGATCGTCATCACCAGCAAGGGCACGGTTCTAACCACCCAATCGCCGTCCACTTCGACCGCCCGGAGCCATTCGTCGGACGGACTCAAAACCCACGTCTCTCAATCCCACTCCAAGCCGGCCATCGTTTCCTCGGTGGTCAGCAGCGCAAGCTCAatcagcagtagcagcagcagcaccagttcCGCAACAAAAGAACTCCCCGAATCTGCGGCAAACTCAACACCGCAACGACCTGGAACTGGTGCTGCGGCCGCGATCAAATCACCCGCCAAGATTTGCGTGCAGTCGCAGGAGATCATTCACCCGGCCACGAAGCCCCGACCGGTGGCTTCCTCCCCCGTCGTGGTACAGAAGGTCACGCCGGAAGTCGGACAGCAGCACAAGAAGGGACTTGCGGCGGCTTCGGCTTCGTCGCAGAAAAAGAGTTCGG gcaaaaagcAAGCCGAACCCGGAACCTCCGGCGGCAAGCCGCTGTTCGCAACCTCCAAGGGCGCTCTCATTACGTCCCAGCCGGCGACCACTTCTTCGGTGAACCCGGGCAAAAAGAACCACCGAGTGATCAAGATTTCGCCCCAAAAGTTGAAGGAGTTCACCCGGTTAGGCATGGTCGAGGACAAGGGCAAGGGCAAAGTACTGACCGCAAGCGGTATGAAGAAGTTCCGCCAAGAGCAGGAGCAGTTACtccaacagcagcaacagcagcaagaACCCCAGTCAAAGCCGGACAAGCCCGTGCAGCGGGCGGACTCGATCGACGAGGAACCCTCGACGTCCACTCCGACTCCGCCACCACCAGCTGACGCACCAGCCGAGGTTGTAGTGGCCGCCGCAGCAGATTCATCCGTTAAAGAACTGCCGCCGGCGTCACCAGTCGAGCCGGAACAATCCGCAGAAGTCGCGGAGGAAGAACCTGCCAAGCCGGAGGAAATCGTCGAAGAGAACGAAGCAGCCGCCGCCGAGACGGAACCCGAATGTAGCAGCTCGTCCAAGGTCGAACCGGTTCCTGCCGCGGAAGAAGCCAGCGAGTCAGCGTCGGCACAGCCAGAAGTGCCCGCAGAAGCGACCAGCGAATCCAGCTCCAACGTGCAGGAATCATCCCAGCTGATCGCCGTACCGGCGGAAAACTTTGGAGGACCTGCGAACCTCTTCTATCTGTGCTCGGTCCGCGAGGAAGGCTTCGTTCCGGTGAACAACGAACTGCTCTACCTGGACTCGTCCAACCAGCTGGTGGCGCTGCCCGAGCAGGCGTCGGTCGAGGACATTGTCCAGCAGGCAGCCGGCCAGGAAGTGCTGGAAATTCCCGGCGTCGCGGGTGAGCACGCGGCCGTTGACGTGGAAGGTGCCGTCGAAGCGGGTCAGCAGAACATTCTGCTCAACACCCAGGACGGTCAGCAGATCATCCTGGACCAGCAGAGCCTGATGGCGTTGGCCGCGGCTGGCGCCGACACGTCCCAGCTTCTCACTCCCGATGGACAGCAAATTGTACTGCAAG GTTCGGCCCAGGAGCTGCTGGCAGCACTGGCCGTAACTCAACCTGGCCTCGGAATCGCGGTGGCCGCCGAGGGAACCCAAATCATCGTCGCACCAGAATCGTTGATCGATCTGCAag ATGCGCCCCTACCCGGAGAGATCATCCAGGTCAACCCGAACACCACAGTGGAGACGAACGCCGTACTAACGAAGCCACCGATCATGTCGACCGTCGAGGTGCCCAGCAAGAATGGCAACGGAACGACGGACGCCAGCGCGGCGGACAAGGCGCTGGATCCGGTGGCGACGACGAATCTCGATGAAAGCCTGGCCGCGGTCATTGGCGTTCCGGGCAATCCGAACGTGCCCACCTCGCTGGAGCTGCCCATTACGGTGACGAATCCGGTGATTGCCAAAACGACCACCTGCAAGATCAACCCGATCTACCCGACGACGACGGCAATCGCCGCGATTCCGGGCGTCCTCGATCTGCCCCCGACGGCGCTAGCACAAACAGGTACAGATAGCCCACACGTTGAACCGACACACGAGAGTAGTTCTAGCGATGACACCAGGGCTGAGCACTTAAAACACCAAGAAGAAGACGGCGATCGCGGTAGGTCTCCCACGACCGCCAACGGTAAACCGACCCTCGATCACGACGACTGCGACGACGATCCGCTGGACGACGAAATCATCCCAAACACGCCCGAATCTCAGATGAACAGCCACGCGGAGATCTCGTCCCAGTTCAGTGACGACGATGACACGTCGCCGGTGGTGCCACTTCCGCGGGTCATcggcgaagacgacgacgacaactccAACTTTAGCGACGTGATCCCGATCCAGCCGAACGTGATCCTGCGCAACATCAACAACGAACTGGTCAACAACAATGAgaacagcaacaacagcagcagcgacATGGAGCTGGACCCGGCCGGGAACGAAGAGAACGACCCGAACCAGACGGCGGAAGTGGCCGCCACCGGCTCGGCGAACAGCAATTCCCTCGTGGAGAGATAA